In a genomic window of Melopsittacus undulatus isolate bMelUnd1 chromosome 1, bMelUnd1.mat.Z, whole genome shotgun sequence:
- the PDP1 gene encoding pyruvate dehyrogenase phosphatase catalytic subunit 1 isoform X2 produces MPAPAHLFPLIRNCEMSRIGSTVCYCHHKHLCCLSSHFAHSHFRYAPQKKFAALYRPKENFNHFIHARDYASTPQRFYLTPPQVNSILKANEYSFKVPEFDGKNVSSVLGFDSNQLPANAPIEDRRSAATCLQTRGMLLGVFDGHAGCACAQAVSERLFYYIAVSLLPHETLLEIEDAVESGRALLPILQWHKHPNDYFSKEASKLYFNSLRTYWQELIDLNSGETTDVKEALINAFKRLDNDISLEAQVGDSNSFLNYLVLRVAFSGATACVAHVDGVDLHIANTGDSRAMLGVQEEDGSWSAVNLSYDHNAQNKNEVERVKTEHPKSEEKNLVKQDRLLGLLMPFRAFGDVKFKWSIELQKRVIESGPDQLNENEYTKFIPPNFHTPPYLTAEPEVIYHRLRPQDKFLVLATDGLWETMHRQDVARIVGEYLTGVHHQQPIAVGGYKVTLGQMHGLLTERRARISSEFEDQNAATHLIRHAVGHNEFGTVDHERLSKMLSLPEELARMYRDDITIIVVQFNSHVTGACQDEEL; encoded by the coding sequence ATGCCAGCACCAGCTCATCTGTTTCCATTGATCCGTAACTGTGAGATGAGCAGAATAGGCAGTACTGTGTGTTACTGCCACCATAAACATCTGTGTTGCTTATCATCTCATTTTGCTCACAGTCACTTCAGATATGCACCTCAGAAGAAATTTGCAGCACTTTATAGGCCAAAGGAGAACTTTAATCACTTTATTCACGCAAGGGATTATGCTTCCACGCCACAGAGATTTTACCTCACTCCTCCACAGGTCAACAGCATTCTAAAGGCAAATGAGTACAGTTTCAAAGTCCCAGAATTTGATGGTAAAAATGTAAGTTCTGTTCTTGGCTTTGATAGCAACCAGTTGCCTGCTAATGCTCCAATAGAAGACAGGAGGAGTGCTGCCACTTGCTTACAGACAAGAGGGATGCTTCTGGGCGTATTTGATGGCCATGCAGGGTGTGCCTGTGCTCAAGCTGTCAGTGAAAGACTGTTTTATTACATTGCGGTCTCTTTGTTACCTCATGAGACTTTACTTGAAATAGAAGATGCTGTGGAAAGTGGCAGAGCTCTGTTGCCCATTTTACAGTGGCACAAGCATCCCAACGATTACTTTAGCAAAGAAGCTTCCAAACTTTACTTCAATAGTCTAAGAACTTACTGGCAGGAGCTGATTGATCTCAACAGTGGAGAGACTACTGATGTGAAAGAAGCTTTAATTAATGCTTTTAAGAGGCTTGATAATGATATTTCTTTGGAAGCTCAAGTAGGAGATTCAAATTCTTTTCTCAACTACCTAGTACTGCGAGTAGCATTTTCTGGTGCAACTGCCTGCGTGGCCCATGTGGATGGTGTTGACTTGCATATTGCAAACACAGGTGACAGCAGAGCAATGCTTGGGGTTCAGGAAGAAGATGGATCTTGGTCTGCAGTTAATTTGTCCTATGACCACAatgcacaaaacaaaaatgaagtaGAGCGTGTGAAAACCGAGCATCCAAagtctgaagagaaaaatcttgtGAAACAAGATCGTCTCTTAGGTCTCCTGATGCCTTTCAGAGCTTTTGGTGACGTGAAGTTTAAATGGAGTATTGAACTACAGAAGAGAGTAATAGAATCGGGCCCAGATCAGCTGAATGAAAATGAATATACAAAATTTATTCCTCCAAACTTTCACACACCCCCATACCTTACGGCTGAGCCAGAAGTCATATATCACAGATTACGGCCCCAGGATAAGTTCCTGGTTTTGGCCACAGATGGCCTGTGGGAGACAATGCACAGGCAAGATGTGGCAAGAATTGTTGGGGAGTACCTCACTGGTGTTCACCATCAACAGCCAATAGCTGTTGGTGGCTACAAGGTAACTTTGGGACAAATGCATGGTCTCTTAACAGAAAGGAGAGCGAGAATCTCTTCAGAGTTTGAAGATCAGAATGCAGCGACTCACCTGATACGTCATGCAGTGGGTCACAATGAGTTTGGCACTGTGGATCATGAGCGACTGTCCAAGATGCTGAGTCTGCCAGAAGAGCTGGCTCGAATGTATAGAGATGACATTACTATTATTGTGGTGCAGTTCAACTCGCATGTTACAGGTGCATGTCAAGATGAGGAACTGTGA
- the PDP1 gene encoding pyruvate dehyrogenase phosphatase catalytic subunit 1 isoform X1, with product MLAASCCDRRMCVCPGPRRIAIPVRSSRLPLLSDAMPAPAHLFPLIRNCEMSRIGSTVCYCHHKHLCCLSSHFAHSHFRYAPQKKFAALYRPKENFNHFIHARDYASTPQRFYLTPPQVNSILKANEYSFKVPEFDGKNVSSVLGFDSNQLPANAPIEDRRSAATCLQTRGMLLGVFDGHAGCACAQAVSERLFYYIAVSLLPHETLLEIEDAVESGRALLPILQWHKHPNDYFSKEASKLYFNSLRTYWQELIDLNSGETTDVKEALINAFKRLDNDISLEAQVGDSNSFLNYLVLRVAFSGATACVAHVDGVDLHIANTGDSRAMLGVQEEDGSWSAVNLSYDHNAQNKNEVERVKTEHPKSEEKNLVKQDRLLGLLMPFRAFGDVKFKWSIELQKRVIESGPDQLNENEYTKFIPPNFHTPPYLTAEPEVIYHRLRPQDKFLVLATDGLWETMHRQDVARIVGEYLTGVHHQQPIAVGGYKVTLGQMHGLLTERRARISSEFEDQNAATHLIRHAVGHNEFGTVDHERLSKMLSLPEELARMYRDDITIIVVQFNSHVTGACQDEEL from the coding sequence caATTCCAGTCCGAAGCTCCAGGCTACCATTGTTGTCTGATGCCATGCCAGCACCAGCTCATCTGTTTCCATTGATCCGTAACTGTGAGATGAGCAGAATAGGCAGTACTGTGTGTTACTGCCACCATAAACATCTGTGTTGCTTATCATCTCATTTTGCTCACAGTCACTTCAGATATGCACCTCAGAAGAAATTTGCAGCACTTTATAGGCCAAAGGAGAACTTTAATCACTTTATTCACGCAAGGGATTATGCTTCCACGCCACAGAGATTTTACCTCACTCCTCCACAGGTCAACAGCATTCTAAAGGCAAATGAGTACAGTTTCAAAGTCCCAGAATTTGATGGTAAAAATGTAAGTTCTGTTCTTGGCTTTGATAGCAACCAGTTGCCTGCTAATGCTCCAATAGAAGACAGGAGGAGTGCTGCCACTTGCTTACAGACAAGAGGGATGCTTCTGGGCGTATTTGATGGCCATGCAGGGTGTGCCTGTGCTCAAGCTGTCAGTGAAAGACTGTTTTATTACATTGCGGTCTCTTTGTTACCTCATGAGACTTTACTTGAAATAGAAGATGCTGTGGAAAGTGGCAGAGCTCTGTTGCCCATTTTACAGTGGCACAAGCATCCCAACGATTACTTTAGCAAAGAAGCTTCCAAACTTTACTTCAATAGTCTAAGAACTTACTGGCAGGAGCTGATTGATCTCAACAGTGGAGAGACTACTGATGTGAAAGAAGCTTTAATTAATGCTTTTAAGAGGCTTGATAATGATATTTCTTTGGAAGCTCAAGTAGGAGATTCAAATTCTTTTCTCAACTACCTAGTACTGCGAGTAGCATTTTCTGGTGCAACTGCCTGCGTGGCCCATGTGGATGGTGTTGACTTGCATATTGCAAACACAGGTGACAGCAGAGCAATGCTTGGGGTTCAGGAAGAAGATGGATCTTGGTCTGCAGTTAATTTGTCCTATGACCACAatgcacaaaacaaaaatgaagtaGAGCGTGTGAAAACCGAGCATCCAAagtctgaagagaaaaatcttgtGAAACAAGATCGTCTCTTAGGTCTCCTGATGCCTTTCAGAGCTTTTGGTGACGTGAAGTTTAAATGGAGTATTGAACTACAGAAGAGAGTAATAGAATCGGGCCCAGATCAGCTGAATGAAAATGAATATACAAAATTTATTCCTCCAAACTTTCACACACCCCCATACCTTACGGCTGAGCCAGAAGTCATATATCACAGATTACGGCCCCAGGATAAGTTCCTGGTTTTGGCCACAGATGGCCTGTGGGAGACAATGCACAGGCAAGATGTGGCAAGAATTGTTGGGGAGTACCTCACTGGTGTTCACCATCAACAGCCAATAGCTGTTGGTGGCTACAAGGTAACTTTGGGACAAATGCATGGTCTCTTAACAGAAAGGAGAGCGAGAATCTCTTCAGAGTTTGAAGATCAGAATGCAGCGACTCACCTGATACGTCATGCAGTGGGTCACAATGAGTTTGGCACTGTGGATCATGAGCGACTGTCCAAGATGCTGAGTCTGCCAGAAGAGCTGGCTCGAATGTATAGAGATGACATTACTATTATTGTGGTGCAGTTCAACTCGCATGTTACAGGTGCATGTCAAGATGAGGAACTGTGA